A DNA window from Heterodontus francisci isolate sHetFra1 chromosome 49, sHetFra1.hap1, whole genome shotgun sequence contains the following coding sequences:
- the LOC137358243 gene encoding immunoglobulin superfamily member 3-like isoform X1, which translates to MYLYIWLTVAMLQVSFAELDFVQVFDILITAESSNSSFHPEILFLNASGFVLAKLGEPATLYCRIMLVKDSPNAKYKVHWEAGRFPDLIVAQIDQSTDTAPIINPRYRDRVSLISQGPENHLHFRSVQEQDFGEYLCKGEIVGQEGESFSSLSVLAEDTHMELDLLTSESNNESLVAEIQSLNTSGRVRARLGTSAQLDCRIEALHGGPSTRYSVQWEAVNGGNLTLARLDQGQEGTNYLDPAYRERLSVSSLDTATHLTIHQVKKEDYGEYLCKAWVLGHPEGMAVASVTLEEDVVTDVPPSAVPAVRAQTQLRPEILALNTSEKVKAHVGSPATLSCRIVALHAGPETRYRVRWSSPRSPNLTLAQIDQGTDRASRVHPSYRDRVTLTSRGPDSELHFRVVKEEDPGEYLCEAGISGRAGEDISSPIFLIKAKQKVLPASSETAILWLILHFFVVLFAMAIGIGSCFLTGSKNRILPEHV; encoded by the exons ATGTACCTCTATATCTGGCTCACTGTGGCTATGCTACAGGTCTCCTTTGCAGAATTGG ACTTTGTGCAGGTTTTCGACATCCTGATCACAgccgagagcagcaactcctcgttCCACccggaaattctcttcctcaatgcCTCAGGGTTTGTCCTCGCCAAACTCGGTGAGCCAGCCACACTTTACTGCCGTATAATGCTGGTCAAAGACAGTCCCAATGCCAAGTACAAGGTGCACTGGGAGGCGGGGCGGTTCCCCGACCTGATTGTGGCGCAGATTGACCAGAGCACGGACACAGCCCCGATTATCAACCCCCGCTACCGCGACCGGGTCTCCCTGATCTCCCAGGGACCCGAGAACCACCTGCACTTCAGGTCTGTCCAGGAGCAGGACTTTGGGGAGTATCTCTGCAAGGGCGAGATTGTGGGCCAGGAGGGGGAATCCTTCTCCTCCCTGTCAGTGCTGGCCGAGG atACCCACATGGAACTGGACCTCCTGACCTCAGAGAGCAACAACGAGTCTCTGGTGGCTGAGATTCAGTCCCTCAATACCTCAGGCCGAGTGAGAGCCAGGCTGGGAACCTCAGCCCAGCTGGACTGCCGCATCGAGGCCCTGCATGGGGGTCCCAGCACCAGGTACAGCGTGCAGTGGGAGGCGGTGAACGGAGGCAACCTGACCCTGGCCCGCCTCGACCAGGGCCAGGAGGGCACCAACTACCTCGACCCTGCCTACCGGGAGCGTCTGAGTGTCAGCTCGCTGGACACTGCCACGCACCTGACTATCCACCAGGTCAAGAAGGAGGATTACGGAGAGTACCTGTGCAAGGCCTGGGTGTTAGGGCACCCTGAGGGCATGGCAGTGGCCTCGGTCACTCTGGAGGAAG ATGTGGTCACTGACGTGCCCCCGTCCGCGGTGCCCGCCGTCCGGGCGCAGACCCAGCTCCGACCCGAGATCCTGGCCCTCAACACCTCGGAGAAGGTGAAGGCCCACGTGGGGTCCCCGGCCACCCTGAGCTGCCGCATCGTGGCGCTGCACGCGGGCCCCGAGACCCGCTACCGCGTGCGCTGGTCGTCGCCGCGCAGCCCCAACCTCACCCTGGCGCAGATCGACCAGGGCACCGACCGGGCCTCGCGGGTCCACCCCAGCTACCGCGACCGGGTCACCCTGACCTCCCGGGGGCCCGACAGCGAGCTCCACTTCCGCGTCGTCAAGGAGGAGGACCCCGGCGAGTACCTGTGCGAGGCTGGCATCTCCGGGAGGGCGGGCGAGGACATCTCCTCCCCCATCTTCTTGATCAAGG CGAAACAGAAGGTGTTGCCGGCGTCGTCGGAGACCGCCATACTATGGCTCATCCTCCACTTCTTTGTTGTCCTGTTCGCCATGGCGATCGGGATAGGGTCCTGCTTCCT
- the LOC137358243 gene encoding immunoglobulin superfamily member 3-like isoform X2 produces MYLYIWLTVAMLQVSFAELDFVQVFDILITAESSNSSFHPEILFLNASGFVLAKLGEPATLYCRIMLVKDSPNAKYKVHWEAGRFPDLIVAQIDQSTDTAPIINPRYRDRVSLISQGPENHLHFRSVQEQDFGEYLCKGEIVGQEGESFSSLSVLAEDTHMELDLLTSESNNESLVAEIQSLNTSGRVRARLGTSAQLDCRIEALHGGPSTRYSVQWEAVNGGNLTLARLDQGQEGTNYLDPAYRERLSVSSLDTATHLTIHQVKKEDYGEYLCKAWVLGHPEGMAVASVTLEEDVVTDVPPSAVPAVRAQTQLRPEILALNTSEKVKAHVGSPATLSCRIVALHAGPETRYRVRWSSPRSPNLTLAQIDQGTDRASRVHPSYRDRVTLTSRGPDSELHFRVVKEEDPGEYLCEAGISGRAGEDISSPIFLIKGLDPRTESYQNMSEEWEEAARDVGNCREISEIIIEFFFK; encoded by the exons ATGTACCTCTATATCTGGCTCACTGTGGCTATGCTACAGGTCTCCTTTGCAGAATTGG ACTTTGTGCAGGTTTTCGACATCCTGATCACAgccgagagcagcaactcctcgttCCACccggaaattctcttcctcaatgcCTCAGGGTTTGTCCTCGCCAAACTCGGTGAGCCAGCCACACTTTACTGCCGTATAATGCTGGTCAAAGACAGTCCCAATGCCAAGTACAAGGTGCACTGGGAGGCGGGGCGGTTCCCCGACCTGATTGTGGCGCAGATTGACCAGAGCACGGACACAGCCCCGATTATCAACCCCCGCTACCGCGACCGGGTCTCCCTGATCTCCCAGGGACCCGAGAACCACCTGCACTTCAGGTCTGTCCAGGAGCAGGACTTTGGGGAGTATCTCTGCAAGGGCGAGATTGTGGGCCAGGAGGGGGAATCCTTCTCCTCCCTGTCAGTGCTGGCCGAGG atACCCACATGGAACTGGACCTCCTGACCTCAGAGAGCAACAACGAGTCTCTGGTGGCTGAGATTCAGTCCCTCAATACCTCAGGCCGAGTGAGAGCCAGGCTGGGAACCTCAGCCCAGCTGGACTGCCGCATCGAGGCCCTGCATGGGGGTCCCAGCACCAGGTACAGCGTGCAGTGGGAGGCGGTGAACGGAGGCAACCTGACCCTGGCCCGCCTCGACCAGGGCCAGGAGGGCACCAACTACCTCGACCCTGCCTACCGGGAGCGTCTGAGTGTCAGCTCGCTGGACACTGCCACGCACCTGACTATCCACCAGGTCAAGAAGGAGGATTACGGAGAGTACCTGTGCAAGGCCTGGGTGTTAGGGCACCCTGAGGGCATGGCAGTGGCCTCGGTCACTCTGGAGGAAG ATGTGGTCACTGACGTGCCCCCGTCCGCGGTGCCCGCCGTCCGGGCGCAGACCCAGCTCCGACCCGAGATCCTGGCCCTCAACACCTCGGAGAAGGTGAAGGCCCACGTGGGGTCCCCGGCCACCCTGAGCTGCCGCATCGTGGCGCTGCACGCGGGCCCCGAGACCCGCTACCGCGTGCGCTGGTCGTCGCCGCGCAGCCCCAACCTCACCCTGGCGCAGATCGACCAGGGCACCGACCGGGCCTCGCGGGTCCACCCCAGCTACCGCGACCGGGTCACCCTGACCTCCCGGGGGCCCGACAGCGAGCTCCACTTCCGCGTCGTCAAGGAGGAGGACCCCGGCGAGTACCTGTGCGAGGCTGGCATCTCCGGGAGGGCGGGCGAGGACATCTCCTCCCCCATCTTCTTGATCAAGG
- the LOC137358229 gene encoding selenide, water dikinase 1-like encodes MPRIGIGMDSCVIPLRHGGLSLVQTTDFFYPLVDDPYMMGRIACANVLSDLYAMGITECDNMLMLLSVSQKMTEKERDKVVPLMIRGFKDTAEEGGTSVTGGQTVVNPWIIIGGVATVVCQPNEFIMPDNAVPGDVLVLTKPLGTQVAVNSHQWLENPEKWNKIKLVVSHEDVELAYQEAMFNMARLNRTAAGLMHTFNAHAATDITGFGILGHAQNLAKQQRNEVSFVIHNLPIIAKMAAISKACGNMFGLLHGTSAETSGGLLICLPREQAARFCAEIKSPKYGEGHQAWIIGIVEKGNRTARIIDKPRIIEVAPRGASSPQDNNSSASPETPS; translated from the exons ATGCCGCGGATCG GGATCGGCATGGACTCGTGCGTGATCCCGCTGCGGCACGGGGGGCTCTCTCTCGTGCAGACGACAGACTTCTTCTACCCGTTAGTCGACGACCCGTATATGATG GGGCGGATTGCCTGCGCCAACGTCCTCAGTGACCTCTACGCTATGGGCATCACCGAATGTGACAACATGCTGATGTTACTGAGCGTGAGTCAGAAAATGACCGAAAAG GAGCGCGACAAGGTGGTTCCACTCATGATCCGCGGCTTCAAGGACACGGCGGAGGAAGGTGGCACCTCGGTGACGGGCGGGCAGACGGTGGTGAACCCGTGGATCATCATCGGAGGGGTGGCGACAGTCGTGTGTCAGCCCAATGAGTTCATCAT GCCAGACAACGCAGTTCCAGGGGATGTGTTGGTGTTAACAAAACCATTGGGAACGCAGGTCGCAGTCAACAGCCACCAGTGGCTAGAAAAT CCGGAGAAATGGAACAAGATCAAACTGGTGGTTTCGCACGAGGACGTGGAGTTGGCCTATCAGGAGGCCATGTTCAACATGGCCCGGCTGAACCGCACAG CCGCCGGACTGATGCACACCTTCAACGCCCACGCGGCCACGGACATCACCGGCTTCGGCATCCTCGGCCACGCCCAGAACCTTGCCAAGCAGCAGCGCAACGAGGTCTCCTTTGTCATCCACAACCTGCCGATCATCGCCAAGATGGCGGCCATCAGCAAGGCCTGCGGCAACATGTTCGGGCTGCTGCACGGCACCTCAGCCGAGACGTCAG GTGGCTTACTGATCTGCCTGCCCCGGGAGCAAGCGGCCCGCTTCTGCGCCGAGATCAAGTCTCCCAAGTACGGCGAGGGCCACCAGGCCTGGATCATCGGCATCGTGGAGAAGGGCAACAGGACGGCGCGCATCATCGACAAGCCCAGGATCATCGAGGTGGCCCCCCGCGGGGCCTCCTCGCCCCAGGACAACAACTCCAGCGCCAGTCCCGAGACCCCCTCGTAG